A part of Ignavibacteriales bacterium genomic DNA contains:
- a CDS encoding DUF2249 domain-containing protein has protein sequence MITKDLKISKMLSEHPQTLDVLIKVSPHFKKLNNKILRKTFASRVTVEQAASIAGVDLYNLLFELNKIINISTELEKIQSKKMNNEETKNQKPNIIDQINAEKIRQLDVRPILESGVDPFQNIMAAVKEIKDDEVLLIINSFEPIPLYSVLAKKGFEHWTEKENGLFRIYFYKNKEAVQNDNSEKQKTSLNETDYKNVIELDVRELVPPEPMIKILETLPQVDENTLLLVHHHREPMMLYPKLEERGYEAVSNKIEENYYKVVITKKRNA, from the coding sequence ATGATAACCAAGGATTTAAAAATATCGAAAATGCTTTCTGAGCATCCCCAAACTCTGGATGTGTTGATAAAAGTTAGTCCGCATTTTAAAAAGTTGAATAATAAAATTCTCAGAAAGACATTTGCAAGCAGAGTAACAGTTGAGCAAGCAGCTTCAATTGCAGGTGTGGATTTATACAACCTGCTTTTCGAATTAAATAAAATAATAAATATTTCTACTGAACTTGAAAAAATCCAAAGTAAGAAAATGAATAACGAAGAAACAAAAAATCAAAAACCGAACATTATTGATCAAATCAACGCGGAAAAAATTCGTCAACTTGATGTCCGTCCGATATTGGAATCAGGCGTTGACCCTTTTCAAAATATTATGGCTGCTGTAAAGGAAATAAAAGATGATGAAGTGTTATTAATCATAAATTCTTTTGAACCTATTCCTCTTTATTCTGTATTAGCTAAAAAAGGTTTTGAACACTGGACTGAAAAAGAAAACGGTTTGTTTAGAATTTATTTTTATAAAAATAAGGAAGCAGTTCAGAATGATAATTCTGAAAAGCAGAAAACATCTTTAAATGAAACTGATTATAAAAATGTAATTGAATTAGATGTGCGGGAACTTGTTCCACCTGAACCAATGATAAAAATACTTGAAACGCTGCCGCAGGTTGATGAGAATACTCTTCTGTTAGTTCATCATCACCGCGAACCGATGATGCTTTATCCTAAGCTGGAAGAAAGAGGGTACGAAGCAGTATCAAATAAAATTGAAGAAAATTATTATAAGGTCGTAATAACGAAAAAGAGGAATGCTTAA
- a CDS encoding DUF2249 domain-containing protein, whose amino-acid sequence MFGLEQSIKQKEFNLELKQLDIRPVPVREKHPTIFATFDELKNGEGFQLVNDHDPMPLYYQFNAERPNQFGWEYVEKGPEVWRVNISKK is encoded by the coding sequence ATGTTTGGATTAGAACAATCTATAAAACAAAAGGAGTTTAATTTGGAATTAAAACAACTTGATATTCGTCCAGTTCCCGTTCGTGAAAAACATCCAACAATTTTTGCAACTTTCGATGAACTAAAAAATGGCGAAGGATTTCAATTGGTTAATGATCACGATCCAATGCCGTTATATTATCAGTTTAATGCTGAAAGACCGAATCAGTTTGGTTGGGAGTACGTGGAAAAGGGTCCTGAAGTTTGGCGCGTTAATATTTCTAAAAAATAA
- a CDS encoding Crp/Fnr family transcriptional regulator has protein sequence MNQLSSTIENEGKKSTLRDIPLFSELSIEQLRKISSFSKLKSFNKHELIFNKDDFYLGFYILLKGSVKVFKISSQGKESVVHLVRPLTAFADIPLFEGGNYPVSAEALEESLTLFIPKEKFLELICKEPEISLKMLAGFAKRLKALVNQIEDLSSKEVTNRLSKYLLKEIKTSGTEKLPEPFVKLTIPKSTIASYLGTITETLSRSFKKLQDEGIIRVNGKKIFVNDMKRLKDLAK, from the coding sequence ATGAATCAGTTATCATCAACAATTGAGAATGAAGGAAAAAAATCTACACTAAGAGATATTCCATTATTTTCTGAACTAAGCATTGAACAATTACGAAAAATTTCTTCATTCAGTAAATTAAAAAGCTTTAATAAGCATGAACTAATATTTAATAAAGATGATTTTTATTTGGGATTCTATATTCTGCTAAAAGGTAGTGTAAAAGTTTTTAAAATATCGAGTCAGGGAAAAGAATCTGTTGTGCACCTTGTTCGTCCATTAACCGCGTTTGCAGATATCCCTTTATTTGAAGGCGGAAACTACCCAGTTAGTGCTGAGGCACTTGAGGAAAGTTTAACTCTCTTTATTCCGAAAGAAAAATTTCTTGAACTTATCTGCAAAGAGCCTGAGATTTCATTAAAGATGTTAGCCGGATTTGCCAAAAGGTTAAAAGCACTCGTTAATCAGATCGAGGATCTTTCCTCAAAAGAGGTGACTAATCGTTTGTCAAAATATTTATTAAAAGAAATAAAAACTTCCGGAACGGAAAAATTGCCTGAACCATTTGTTAAACTGACAATTCCAAAATCCACAATTGCTTCTTATCTTGGAACAATAACTGAGACATTATCACGCTCATTCAAAAAACTGCAGGATGAAGGGATAATCCGTGTTAACGGAAAAAAGATTTTTGTAAATGATATGAAACGATTAAAGGACCTGGCTAAGTAA
- a CDS encoding GTPase → METQFIYNAKGGAANSLFDLAHKIISPETYQCNLCKITHGAFIENKKFRELKEKYNITLWHIDDYEAKNSKEKLYPIIIFRNGNDVEIGRINTHEINSIRNINALEFLLKTFTNPDIKIQ, encoded by the coding sequence ATGGAGACTCAATTTATATATAATGCTAAAGGCGGAGCCGCTAATTCTTTGTTTGATTTAGCACACAAAATAATTTCACCGGAAACATATCAATGCAACTTATGCAAGATTACTCACGGTGCATTTATAGAAAACAAAAAGTTTAGAGAGTTAAAGGAAAAGTATAACATTACGCTTTGGCACATTGATGATTATGAAGCTAAGAATTCTAAAGAGAAGCTTTATCCGATAATTATTTTTCGGAATGGGAATGATGTTGAGATCGGAAGGATCAATACTCATGAAATAAATTCGATCCGTAATATTAATGCGCTTGAATTTTTACTGAAGACTTTTACTAATCCTGATATCAAAATTCAATAA
- a CDS encoding glycogen debranching enzyme family protein → MNTINRETLNDFSKSSRLEWIDTNGLGGYASSTVLGLNTRRYHGLLVAALNPPVEREVIVSKLDETLIIKNKSYELSTNQFPGKVHPEGYKYLVEFNKDLFPEFIYQVCQVKIKKTISSIHCKNSTTVIYDILDAEDSFTLHLSPFIAMRDFHSLRKANDNIRSEYSFQNGMFELKFNSHPNSLYANISKGDFVSQQDWHYNFEYLEELDRGLDYREDLFKPGYFKVNLNKGDKVVITFSTNPNTRDCLAVFNQEKLRREKIIEKSKDDEILKNLTLAADQFIVNRKAMGKTVIAGYHWFSDWGRDTMIALSGLTLTTNRFNDAQSILETFANSMDRGMIPNRFPDRGEAPEYNTVDATLWFFIAAKKYLDATNDFYFVRETLYPRFKKIIEWHQKGTRHNIHEDYDGLLYAGEPGVQLTWMDAKIGDWVITPRQGKAFEINALWYNALMIAAYLADMFNDKECITMFKEKTKQIYKSFNETFWNEDAGYLYDYVDADYNDSSFRPNQLYAVSLPHKLMDKEKAKAIVDKVYEKLYTPFGLRSLSPDDKNYKSIYTGDQYSRDAAYHQGTVWSYLLGAFADAIEYAYPEEKNERIKKIIEDFIPHLSTVGLGTISEIFDGDYPNNPKGCISQAWSVAEFLRIYKKYGK, encoded by the coding sequence ATGAATACTATAAATAGAGAAACACTGAATGATTTTTCTAAATCATCAAGATTAGAATGGATTGACACAAACGGACTTGGCGGGTACGCAAGTTCAACGGTGCTTGGTTTAAATACTCGCCGCTATCATGGACTGCTTGTAGCCGCACTTAATCCACCAGTTGAAAGAGAAGTAATAGTATCTAAACTTGATGAAACTCTGATCATAAAAAACAAATCTTACGAACTTTCCACAAATCAATTTCCCGGCAAAGTCCATCCTGAAGGTTATAAATATTTAGTTGAATTCAACAAAGATTTATTCCCGGAATTTATTTATCAAGTATGTCAGGTTAAGATTAAAAAAACAATCTCTTCTATCCACTGCAAAAATTCCACAACGGTTATTTACGATATTTTAGATGCGGAGGATAGCTTTACTCTTCACTTATCTCCATTTATTGCGATGCGCGATTTTCATTCACTTAGAAAAGCTAACGATAATATTCGTTCTGAATATTCATTTCAAAATGGAATGTTCGAATTAAAATTTAACAGCCATCCAAATTCTCTTTATGCAAATATTAGCAAAGGAGATTTTGTGTCTCAGCAGGATTGGCACTACAATTTTGAATATCTCGAAGAACTTGATCGCGGTCTTGATTATCGTGAAGACCTGTTTAAACCGGGATACTTTAAAGTAAATCTGAATAAGGGTGATAAGGTGGTAATCACATTTTCTACAAATCCAAATACCAGGGATTGCCTGGCTGTTTTTAATCAGGAAAAATTAAGACGTGAAAAGATAATTGAAAAATCTAAAGACGATGAAATATTAAAAAATCTTACACTCGCCGCCGATCAGTTTATCGTTAATAGAAAAGCAATGGGTAAAACTGTTATAGCCGGTTATCATTGGTTTTCGGATTGGGGTCGGGACACTATGATTGCATTATCCGGATTAACATTAACTACAAATCGCTTTAATGATGCGCAAAGTATTCTTGAAACTTTTGCAAACTCGATGGATAGGGGAATGATTCCAAACAGATTTCCTGATCGAGGCGAAGCACCTGAATACAATACTGTTGATGCAACACTCTGGTTTTTTATCGCAGCAAAAAAATACCTTGATGCAACAAATGATTTTTATTTTGTTCGGGAAACACTTTACCCGCGTTTTAAAAAAATAATTGAATGGCATCAGAAAGGAACGCGTCACAATATTCACGAGGATTATGATGGTTTACTTTACGCAGGTGAGCCTGGAGTTCAGCTAACCTGGATGGATGCTAAAATTGGGGATTGGGTTATTACACCACGCCAAGGCAAAGCATTTGAAATAAACGCTCTCTGGTATAATGCGTTGATGATCGCTGCTTATCTTGCAGATATGTTTAATGACAAAGAATGCATTACGATGTTTAAAGAAAAGACAAAGCAGATATATAAAAGTTTTAATGAAACATTTTGGAATGAAGATGCGGGCTACTTATATGATTACGTTGATGCTGATTACAATGATTCATCATTTCGTCCGAACCAGCTTTATGCGGTTAGCCTTCCTCATAAATTAATGGATAAAGAAAAAGCAAAAGCTATTGTTGATAAGGTTTATGAAAAACTTTACACGCCATTTGGATTAAGAAGTCTTTCTCCGGATGATAAAAATTATAAATCAATTTATACCGGCGACCAATATTCCCGTGACGCTGCTTATCATCAAGGAACAGTTTGGAGCTACCTGCTCGGTGCTTTTGCAGATGCAATCGAGTATGCTTATCCTGAAGAGAAAAATGAAAGAATAAAAAAAATAATTGAAGATTTTATTCCACATTTATCAACTGTAGGATTGGGAACTATATCAGAAATATTTGATGGTGATTATCCAAACAACCCAAAAGGATGTATTTCACAGGCGTGGAGCGTAGCTGAGTTTTTAAGAATTTATAAGAAGTATGGAAAATAA
- a CDS encoding GxxExxY protein has translation MNQEEIFKKILDCSFQVHTALGPGLLESAYEECLYFELVNAGLKVEKQKPLPLVYKEVKLDAGYRVDLLVENCIIVEIKSVEALADIHLAQILTYLKLSKCRLGLLANFNVKHLKEGIKRVIM, from the coding sequence ATGAATCAAGAAGAAATATTTAAGAAAATATTAGATTGTTCTTTTCAAGTGCACACAGCACTTGGTCCGGGTTTACTTGAAAGTGCTTATGAAGAGTGTTTGTACTTTGAACTTGTTAATGCTGGATTAAAAGTTGAAAAACAAAAACCGCTGCCTCTTGTTTATAAAGAAGTAAAGTTAGATGCTGGTTATAGAGTTGATCTATTGGTGGAGAATTGTATTATCGTTGAAATAAAATCTGTTGAAGCCTTAGCGGATATTCATTTAGCACAGATACTTACTTACTTAAAACTTTCTAAATGTCGCTTAGGTCTTTTAGCAAATTTTAATGTAAAGCATCTTAAAGAAGGAATTAAACGAGTGATAATGTAA
- a CDS encoding glucosidase has product MNKEKQRIQSIKSENLHWRKWGPYLTDRQWGTVREDYSPNGTAWESVSHDDARSKAYRWGEEGIAGISDDQQLICFSVALWNKKDPILKERYFGLTGNQGNHGEDVKEYYYYLDNTPTHSYMKMLYKYPQAEFPYQLLLDENNKRTKNDNEFELIDTGIFNEDKYFDVFVEYVKNSEEDILIKITAHNRGKEKSELNIIPQIWFRNTWRWGKSNYIPEMFLSEHNSIKIIHKHLGEYNLYFDQSPEILFCENETNNKRLYNSDNISKFVKDGINDYITQKNKQAVNPAKTGTKAACNFDLQIDGGSSVSINLRLSKVSIQNPFNDFEKIFELRKKEADEFYSEVQKDIKNQDAKNVQRQAFAGMLWSKQYFYYDVEEWINGDKGQPKPPKQREDGRNNDWTHLNNADIISMPDKWEYPWYATWDLAFHCIPFAMIDPEFAKEQLILFTREWYMHPNGQLPAYEWNFSDVNPPVHAWATWRVFKIDQKLRGKPDTDFLERVFHKLLINFTWWVNKKDHDGHNIFQGGFLGLDNIGVFDRSTQLPTGGHLDQSDGTSWMAMFSLNMLRISLELSKTKPIYQDLATKFFEHFLYIAQSMTNMGCKGVGLWDDEDGFYYDALHLDEKIFHLKIRSMVGLIPLFAVEVLEPELMQQVPEFELRLNWFLKNKPEMAKLVSRWNDKGMGERRLLSLLRGHRMKKLFKRMLDETEFLSDYGIRALSKYHEQNPYQLKLDEKKFEVKYTPAESDSGLFGGNSNWRGPIWFPVNFLILESMYRFHHYYGDDFKIECPTNSGNFVTIKDAADELANRLSKLFLKDKTGLRPVFKYNSKIQNDPHFKDYVLFHEYFHGDSGRGVGASHQTGWTGLIAKILQPKSK; this is encoded by the coding sequence ATGAACAAAGAAAAACAAAGAATACAATCTATCAAATCTGAAAACTTGCATTGGCGTAAATGGGGACCTTACCTAACCGACCGGCAATGGGGAACTGTGCGTGAAGATTATTCGCCAAACGGAACAGCTTGGGAATCTGTTTCGCATGATGATGCACGCAGCAAAGCTTATCGCTGGGGTGAAGAGGGGATTGCAGGTATTAGCGATGATCAACAGCTTATTTGTTTTTCTGTTGCACTGTGGAATAAAAAAGATCCTATCTTAAAAGAAAGATATTTTGGATTAACCGGTAATCAAGGCAACCACGGCGAAGATGTGAAAGAGTATTATTATTATTTAGATAACACTCCAACTCACTCATATATGAAGATGCTTTATAAATATCCTCAAGCAGAATTTCCCTATCAATTACTTCTTGATGAAAACAACAAGCGAACAAAAAATGATAATGAGTTCGAGTTGATTGACACTGGTATCTTTAACGAAGACAAATACTTTGATGTGTTTGTTGAGTATGTAAAAAATTCTGAGGAAGATATTCTTATTAAAATAACAGCGCATAACCGCGGAAAAGAAAAATCAGAATTAAACATTATTCCACAAATCTGGTTTAGAAATACCTGGCGTTGGGGAAAAAGTAATTACATTCCCGAAATGTTTTTATCAGAACACAACTCAATCAAAATAATACATAAGCATCTTGGTGAATACAACTTGTACTTTGATCAATCTCCCGAAATTCTTTTTTGCGAGAATGAAACAAACAATAAGCGATTATACAATTCAGATAACATATCTAAATTTGTTAAAGATGGAATTAACGATTACATCACACAAAAAAATAAGCAAGCTGTAAATCCAGCTAAAACCGGAACTAAAGCAGCGTGCAATTTTGATCTGCAAATAGATGGAGGATCTTCCGTCTCAATTAATTTAAGATTAAGCAAAGTTTCAATTCAGAATCCATTTAATGATTTTGAGAAGATATTTGAGCTTAGAAAAAAAGAAGCTGATGAATTTTATTCTGAAGTTCAGAAAGACATTAAAAATCAGGATGCAAAAAATGTTCAGCGGCAGGCGTTTGCCGGGATGCTGTGGAGTAAACAATATTTTTATTATGATGTGGAAGAATGGATAAACGGTGATAAGGGGCAGCCTAAACCTCCCAAGCAGCGTGAAGATGGAAGGAATAATGACTGGACTCATCTTAACAATGCCGATATAATTTCAATGCCCGATAAATGGGAGTATCCGTGGTATGCAACCTGGGATTTAGCTTTTCACTGCATTCCTTTTGCAATGATAGATCCTGAATTTGCAAAAGAACAGTTAATACTTTTTACACGCGAATGGTATATGCATCCGAACGGGCAATTGCCTGCGTACGAATGGAATTTTTCCGATGTCAATCCACCTGTGCATGCCTGGGCAACGTGGCGCGTTTTTAAGATTGATCAAAAACTTCGGGGAAAACCTGATACTGATTTTCTAGAAAGAGTATTTCACAAACTATTAATAAACTTTACATGGTGGGTTAATAAAAAAGATCACGATGGGCATAATATTTTTCAGGGTGGATTTCTTGGTTTAGATAACATCGGTGTTTTCGATAGAAGCACACAGCTTCCAACCGGCGGACATCTGGATCAGTCCGATGGTACAAGTTGGATGGCAATGTTTTCACTTAATATGCTTCGTATTTCTCTCGAGCTTTCTAAAACAAAACCAATCTATCAGGATTTAGCCACAAAATTTTTCGAACACTTTTTATACATCGCACAATCAATGACAAATATGGGATGCAAAGGAGTTGGTCTTTGGGATGATGAAGATGGGTTTTATTATGATGCTCTTCATCTTGATGAAAAAATATTTCATTTGAAGATTCGCTCAATGGTTGGATTGATTCCACTTTTTGCGGTGGAAGTTCTTGAACCTGAATTAATGCAGCAAGTACCTGAGTTTGAGTTAAGATTAAATTGGTTTTTAAAAAACAAACCGGAGATGGCAAAACTTGTTTCGAGATGGAATGATAAAGGGATGGGAGAACGGAGACTTCTTTCTTTGTTAAGAGGGCATCGAATGAAAAAATTATTTAAGCGAATGCTTGATGAAACCGAATTTCTATCTGATTATGGAATACGTGCACTTTCAAAATATCACGAACAAAATCCTTATCAGCTAAAACTCGATGAAAAAAAGTTTGAGGTAAAATACACTCCGGCAGAATCTGACAGCGGTTTGTTTGGCGGCAATTCAAATTGGCGCGGACCAATTTGGTTTCCTGTAAATTTTTTAATTCTCGAATCAATGTACCGGTTTCATCATTATTACGGGGATGATTTTAAAATTGAATGTCCAACTAACTCCGGAAATTTTGTAACCATAAAAGATGCTGCCGATGAACTTGCAAATAGATTATCAAAATTATTTCTAAAAGATAAAACAGGTTTGCGTCCGGTGTTTAAATATAACAGCAAGATTCAGAATGATCCGCACTTTAAGGATTATGTTTTATTTCATGAATATTTTCATGGTGATTCAGGCAGAGGTGTTGGAGCTTCACATCAAACCGGCTGGACAGGATTAATTGCAAAAATATTACAGCCAAAAAGTAAATAA
- a CDS encoding anion permease, with amino-acid sequence MILILLFCAALFLAYSNGANDNFKGVATLFGSGTTNYKRAINWATITTFLGSVTAIFLAGTLVKNFSGKGLIPDELIQTPAFAVSIALGAAATVFLATKIGMPISTTHGLVGGLLGSGFLAVGTTFNFSKLGDTFLMPLIVSPLIALILSMSAYVILRKIRIASGITKETCFCVVDDCDTVSEASYQSQSIALDGEARKKIIVGTNQQCITTYTGRIFGIDAQTILDYAHFVSSGVVSFARGLNDTPKIVGLLLVISALDIKYGMIAIAIAMAVGGLLNAKKVGVTVSKKITPMDHGQGFTANLITGLLVTTASIHGLPVSTTHVSVGSIFGIGTVTKSADVKVVRNILMSWALTLPIAAIFSAVSYWLLLKLY; translated from the coding sequence GTGATATTAATTCTTCTCTTTTGTGCAGCCTTATTTTTAGCATACAGCAATGGCGCTAACGATAACTTTAAAGGTGTCGCCACTTTATTTGGAAGCGGTACGACTAATTATAAAAGAGCAATAAACTGGGCAACCATCACCACATTTCTTGGATCTGTTACTGCAATTTTTCTTGCCGGCACATTAGTTAAAAATTTTTCCGGCAAAGGATTAATTCCGGATGAATTAATTCAAACGCCGGCATTCGCAGTTTCAATTGCATTAGGTGCTGCTGCAACAGTTTTCTTAGCAACAAAAATAGGAATGCCGATTTCAACAACTCACGGGTTGGTAGGTGGTTTATTAGGAAGCGGATTTCTTGCTGTTGGAACGACTTTTAATTTTTCCAAGTTGGGAGATACTTTTTTAATGCCTCTGATTGTTAGTCCGCTTATAGCACTGATATTAAGTATGTCAGCTTACGTTATACTAAGAAAGATCAGAATTGCTTCTGGAATTACAAAAGAAACTTGCTTTTGCGTTGTTGATGATTGTGATACTGTAAGTGAAGCTTCTTATCAAAGTCAATCCATTGCTCTGGATGGAGAAGCCCGCAAAAAAATTATTGTTGGAACAAATCAACAATGTATTACAACTTACACAGGAAGAATTTTCGGAATTGACGCGCAAACAATTTTAGATTATGCACATTTCGTTAGTTCGGGTGTGGTAAGTTTTGCGAGAGGTTTGAATGATACTCCTAAAATAGTTGGACTACTTTTAGTGATTAGCGCATTAGATATTAAATATGGAATGATTGCAATCGCTATTGCAATGGCAGTTGGTGGATTATTAAATGCAAAAAAGGTTGGTGTTACTGTCAGCAAAAAAATTACACCAATGGATCACGGGCAGGGATTTACTGCAAATCTTATTACTGGTTTATTAGTTACCACAGCATCAATTCACGGACTTCCGGTTTCTACAACACACGTTTCAGTTGGTTCTATTTTCGGAATCGGCACGGTGACTAAAAGCGCTGATGTAAAAGTTGTTCGGAATATTCTAATGTCATGGGCATTGACTTTACCTATTGCGGCAATATTTAGTGCAGTCAGTTATTGGTTATTGCTCAAGCTATATTAA
- a CDS encoding NAD(P)H-hydrate epimerase, translated as MKLKTENGIEIPAVTKEQMIEIDRIAMEETGPNLFQMMENAGRNLAELTIKTLGKSWNKSEILILAGTGGNGGGGICAARHLANRGAKVYVCITDIEKLKDVPAYQLHILRSTNAKQIRFKEISQLNPDLIIDAIIGYSLTGKPKGISAEMIDWASNKLGIRISLDVPSGVNATSGEKMGTFINPDITMTLALPKTGLLTEITGDLYLADIGIPSKVYEKLNLNYQLPFSEKYYIKLFN; from the coding sequence ATGAAATTAAAAACAGAAAATGGAATTGAAATTCCCGCAGTAACTAAAGAACAGATGATTGAAATAGATAGAATAGCTATGGAAGAAACAGGTCCGAATCTTTTTCAGATGATGGAAAACGCCGGACGAAATTTAGCAGAGCTTACGATTAAAACTTTGGGCAAAAGCTGGAACAAGTCGGAAATATTAATTCTTGCAGGAACAGGGGGTAATGGCGGCGGCGGAATTTGTGCAGCGCGACATCTTGCAAACAGAGGTGCTAAAGTTTATGTATGCATTACAGATATTGAAAAATTAAAAGATGTTCCTGCATATCAGCTCCACATTCTCAGATCAACAAACGCAAAGCAAATTAGATTTAAAGAAATATCACAACTCAATCCTGATCTGATTATTGATGCAATAATCGGTTATAGTTTAACCGGAAAACCAAAAGGCATTTCCGCTGAAATGATTGATTGGGCTTCAAACAAATTGGGAATACGAATTTCATTGGATGTTCCATCAGGCGTGAACGCAACTTCTGGTGAAAAGATGGGCACGTTTATCAATCCTGATATTACGATGACACTTGCACTGCCTAAAACAGGATTGCTTACGGAAATTACAGGTGATCTATATCTTGCTGATATTGGAATTCCTTCTAAAGTTTATGAAAAGTTAAATCTTAATTATCAATTACCGTTTAGTGAAAAATATTACATTAAACTTTTTAACTGA
- a CDS encoding HAD family phosphatase — translation MIKAIIFDLDGTLVQTEIVKAHSYAKALASISQNKVTEDEVIQNFKNYVGLSRADVAKNLVKDYWSKLNYLSSDSVEVEDKLIEHRLEIYNTMLEDPNILPKYCCKMTMGFLHSVKKDNYLTGLATMSHCRQVEKVLGIMNIKNHFKFVITRDEIENAKPHPEIYLRMKNKFQVEPEECIVIEDSVAGIKAGLSANMNVFAVTNSITHDSVHSSKLLDKKFIIDNPAELKTRVYNFINSIR, via the coding sequence ATGATCAAAGCAATTATCTTTGACTTGGATGGTACACTTGTGCAAACAGAAATAGTTAAAGCACATTCCTATGCAAAAGCGCTTGCGTCTATTAGTCAAAATAAAGTAACTGAAGATGAGGTAATACAAAACTTTAAAAATTATGTGGGATTATCCAGAGCTGATGTAGCCAAAAATCTTGTTAAAGATTATTGGTCTAAATTAAATTATTTATCTTCTGATTCTGTAGAAGTTGAAGATAAGTTAATTGAACATCGCTTAGAGATTTATAACACGATGCTGGAAGATCCGAATATTCTTCCAAAATACTGCTGCAAAATGACGATGGGATTTTTACATTCAGTGAAAAAAGACAATTATCTTACAGGATTGGCTACAATGTCTCACTGCAGGCAAGTTGAAAAAGTATTGGGAATTATGAACATAAAAAATCACTTTAAATTTGTTATTACCAGAGATGAAATTGAAAATGCAAAACCTCATCCAGAGATTTACCTGCGTATGAAAAATAAATTTCAGGTAGAACCCGAGGAGTGTATTGTAATTGAAGATTCGGTGGCGGGAATAAAAGCAGGACTTAGTGCTAATATGAATGTTTTTGCTGTAACTAATAGCATTACGCATGATTCTGTTCATTCATCAAAATTGCTTGATAAAAAGTTTATTATTGATAATCCAGCAGAGTTAAAAACAAGAGTTTATAATTTTATTAATTCAATTAGATAA
- the nrtS gene encoding nitrate/nitrite transporter NrtS: protein MKKQFYLCYRETLNRLHLKKHIVIALFVGSILNILNQFDAISNLNFVNLNVFKVVITYLIPFSVSVYSAATINQQEK, encoded by the coding sequence ATGAAAAAACAATTTTATCTTTGCTATCGCGAAACCCTCAACAGATTGCATTTAAAGAAACATATAGTAATTGCTCTTTTTGTTGGAAGCATTTTGAACATATTAAATCAATTTGATGCAATCTCAAATTTGAATTTTGTTAATCTGAATGTATTTAAGGTTGTTATTACTTATTTGATTCCATTTTCCGTTTCAGTTTATTCTGCTGCCACTATAAATCAACAGGAAAAATAA